A single region of the Dehalococcoides mccartyi genome encodes:
- a CDS encoding small multi-drug export protein, which translates to MFFQMIGVFLLALVEIWLAIPAGLIWGLHPALVILLVCGGTLSGVGIIIILSERIRAGSNRWLDKNRTGDASASLSALFAQIIAALQERLHSGRLYKIWLKYGIIGLGLLSPVLTSAPLAAFLGVMLNADKLKLFIWISAGVAVWTTGLTLAMYFGLILLGI; encoded by the coding sequence ATGTTTTTTCAAATGATTGGTGTGTTTTTACTGGCGCTGGTGGAAATCTGGCTGGCCATACCGGCTGGTTTGATTTGGGGTTTGCACCCAGCTCTGGTTATTCTGCTGGTATGCGGCGGTACTTTAAGCGGCGTAGGTATTATTATTATTCTTTCAGAAAGAATACGGGCAGGCTCAAACCGCTGGCTGGATAAAAACCGTACGGGTGATGCCTCTGCAAGCCTGTCAGCACTCTTTGCCCAGATTATTGCGGCTTTGCAGGAAAGGCTTCATTCGGGCCGGCTGTACAAAATATGGTTAAAATACGGAATTATAGGGTTGGGTCTTTTGTCACCCGTGTTAACCAGTGCCCCCTTAGCTGCCTTTTTAGGGGTGATGCTAAACGCAGACAAGCTGAAGCTGTTTATCTGGATATCAGCAGGGGTAGCGGTTTGGACAACTGGGCTCACGTTGGCTATGTATTTTGGTTTGATACTGCTGGGAATCTAA
- a CDS encoding radical SAM protein produces MKVYHLAYEPSYHSMDFHFWTECNLKCRGCYTNYEVYDFGLLDDPVAEIITRERQAPPTKFLTFDQVMEKIDGYTIKYAVFLGTEAVLDPELPKLAKAVHEKYGSYNILLTNGIRMPDLTDIDQVIFSLKAYSEDIYRDYTSRSNKSALENLKKIHASLGERKLHVEVVYIPDYIAKDEIEKVAQFLASIDKDMSFRIDAYFPIPGCPWRAANKEEVEEAAEVARKYLNNVVVLTLDMKRIGDKAVKVF; encoded by the coding sequence ATGAAGGTTTATCATCTGGCATATGAGCCAAGTTACCATTCAATGGATTTTCATTTTTGGACTGAATGTAATTTAAAATGCCGCGGTTGTTATACCAATTACGAGGTTTACGATTTTGGTCTGCTGGATGATCCTGTAGCTGAGATAATTACCCGTGAAAGGCAAGCCCCTCCCACTAAATTTCTAACGTTTGACCAGGTTATGGAAAAGATAGATGGCTATACTATAAAATATGCGGTTTTTCTGGGTACGGAGGCGGTGCTTGACCCTGAGCTGCCTAAACTGGCTAAGGCTGTCCATGAAAAATACGGCTCTTACAATATTCTGCTAACCAACGGTATCAGGATGCCTGACCTTACAGATATTGACCAGGTTATTTTCAGCCTGAAGGCGTATTCCGAAGATATATATCGTGATTATACCAGCCGCTCAAATAAATCCGCGCTGGAAAATCTGAAGAAGATACATGCTTCATTAGGTGAGCGCAAACTCCATGTAGAAGTGGTGTACATACCTGATTATATAGCCAAAGACGAAATAGAAAAGGTAGCCCAGTTTTTAGCCAGCATAGATAAAGATATGTCTTTCCGCATTGACGCTTATTTCCCTATTCCGGGTTGTCCTTGGCGGGCGGCCAACAAGGAAGAAGTGGAAGAAGCAGCCGAAGTTGCCCGCAAGTACCTGAACAATGTAGTGGTACTTACGTTGGATATGAAACGAATCGGTGATAAGGCAGTTAAGGTTTTTTAA
- a CDS encoding adenosylcobalamin-dependent ribonucleoside-diphosphate reductase codes for MTVESGRQSVVIAARLSTTAKRVLEKRYLKKDADGRVIETPEDMFHRVARVVASAEYKYAPGADISRIEEEFYQAMFRLEFLPNSPTLLNAGRQVGQLSACFVLPVEDSIESIFDAVKQTALIHKSGGGTGFSFSDLRPAGDRVGELTEVAGGPVSVINIFAAAADYVRQGGVRRGCNAAILDVTHPDILNFISCKGDPNALTNFYISVVVTRDFMTKVRNGEDYDIINPHTGEVVQRLNAACVFDRIVDQAWKTGDPGLVFIDRINDDNPTPLLGRIKHVSGCGEQTLLPYESCNLGSISLPRMLKRDGERVVVDYEKLGRTVKMAIRFLDNVIDVNKFPTPEIEKATLRNRKVGLGVMGFADMLVLMGIPYNSEEAIFQADQIMEFIKETSHRASSKLAEVRGSFPAYEGSIYDVPGGRPMRNATCTSIAPTGTLSIIAGVSSGIEPSFAMVFVRNILDGENLLEINPYFEEMARRGGFHSKELFEKLVSSNHLHDIECIPDWLKRLLVTAHRIRPEWHIRIQAAFQKYTDNAVSKTVNFSHEATREDMANVFNMAYDKGLKGITVYRDGSRAAQPLCTCESGVKLVDQYLDNCSCR; via the coding sequence ATGACAGTAGAATCCGGCAGACAATCAGTTGTGATAGCAGCACGTTTATCCACTACCGCCAAAAGGGTATTGGAAAAGCGGTATCTCAAAAAAGATGCTGACGGACGGGTGATTGAAACGCCTGAGGATATGTTCCACAGGGTAGCCAGAGTAGTAGCTTCTGCCGAATATAAATATGCACCGGGTGCGGATATAAGCCGTATTGAAGAGGAATTTTATCAGGCTATGTTCCGCCTGGAGTTCCTGCCCAATTCACCCACCTTATTGAATGCCGGGCGGCAAGTAGGGCAGCTTTCAGCCTGTTTTGTTTTGCCGGTAGAAGACTCCATTGAATCTATTTTTGATGCCGTAAAACAGACAGCTCTTATTCATAAAAGCGGGGGCGGCACAGGGTTTTCATTCTCCGACCTGCGTCCTGCCGGAGATAGGGTTGGGGAACTCACCGAAGTGGCCGGCGGCCCGGTCTCTGTAATTAATATATTTGCTGCAGCAGCAGATTATGTGCGGCAGGGTGGGGTTCGCCGCGGGTGTAACGCCGCTATTTTAGATGTAACTCATCCCGATATCCTTAATTTTATCTCCTGCAAGGGTGACCCGAATGCCCTGACCAATTTTTATATTTCAGTTGTGGTAACCCGAGACTTCATGACCAAAGTACGAAATGGTGAAGATTACGATATTATCAACCCGCACACCGGTGAGGTAGTTCAGCGGCTAAACGCCGCCTGTGTGTTTGATCGTATTGTGGACCAGGCTTGGAAAACGGGTGATCCGGGTTTGGTATTTATAGACCGTATAAATGATGATAATCCCACCCCGTTATTAGGGCGCATCAAGCATGTAAGCGGTTGCGGAGAGCAAACCCTTCTGCCATATGAATCTTGCAATCTTGGTTCAATCTCTTTGCCTCGTATGCTCAAGCGTGATGGCGAACGGGTAGTGGTAGACTATGAAAAGCTGGGGCGGACAGTTAAAATGGCTATCCGCTTTCTGGATAATGTAATAGATGTAAACAAGTTTCCTACTCCTGAAATTGAAAAAGCCACGCTGCGTAATCGCAAAGTAGGCTTGGGGGTTATGGGTTTTGCCGATATGCTGGTTTTGATGGGTATACCATACAATTCCGAAGAGGCTATATTTCAGGCTGACCAGATAATGGAATTTATTAAAGAAACTTCCCACCGTGCTTCGTCAAAACTAGCCGAAGTCAGAGGGTCTTTCCCTGCTTATGAAGGCAGTATTTATGACGTACCGGGCGGACGCCCCATGCGGAATGCCACTTGTACCAGCATAGCTCCCACCGGCACGCTTTCCATTATAGCCGGGGTATCTTCGGGCATAGAGCCTTCTTTCGCTATGGTATTTGTCAGGAATATACTTGATGGTGAAAACCTGCTGGAGATAAACCCGTATTTTGAAGAAATGGCCAGACGCGGAGGTTTCCATTCAAAAGAGCTGTTTGAGAAACTGGTTTCCTCAAACCATCTGCATGATATAGAGTGTATACCGGACTGGCTTAAACGTCTGCTGGTTACTGCTCACCGCATTCGCCCCGAATGGCATATCCGTATTCAGGCGGCTTTCCAAAAGTATACTGATAATGCTGTTTCCAAGACGGTAAATTTCTCCCATGAGGCTACCCGTGAGGATATGGCGAATGTGTTTAATATGGCCTATGACAAGGGGCTTAAAGGGATAACAGTATACCGTGACGGAAGCCGGGCAGCTCAGCCTTTATGCACCTGCGAATCAGGTGTAAAGCTGGTAGACCAGTATCTGGATAACTGCTCCTGTCGTTAG